The Tenacibaculum jejuense genome includes a window with the following:
- the rplP gene encoding 50S ribosomal protein L16 codes for MLQPKRVKFRRVQKGKGNMSGNSGRGTQLSNGMFGIKSLDQNLLTSRQIEAARIAATRYMKREGQLWIKIFPDKPITKKPLEVRMGKGKGAPDHFVAVVKPGRILFEVGGVPMEVAKEALRLAAQKLPVKTKFIIARDFDYNA; via the coding sequence ATGTTACAGCCAAAAAGAGTAAAATTTCGTAGAGTTCAGAAGGGTAAAGGTAATATGAGTGGAAACTCTGGAAGAGGAACTCAATTATCAAACGGAATGTTTGGTATCAAATCCTTAGATCAGAACTTACTTACTTCTCGTCAAATAGAAGCTGCTCGTATCGCGGCAACTCGTTACATGAAAAGAGAGGGACAACTTTGGATTAAAATTTTCCCAGACAAGCCAATAACAAAGAAACCGTTAGAGGTACGTATGGGTAAAGGTAAAGGTGCACCTGATCATTTTGTTGCTGTTGTTAAGCCAGGAAGAATATTATTTGAAGTTGGTGGAGTACCAATGGAAGTAGCTAAAGAAGCATTACGCTTAGCTGCACAAAAACTTCCAGTGAAAACAAAGTTTATCATTGCAAGAGATTTTGATTATAACGCTTAA
- the rpsC gene encoding 30S ribosomal protein S3, translating to MGQKTNPIGNRLGIIRGWESNWYGGNDYGDKIAEDDKIRRYLKARLSKASVSRIIIERTLKLVTVTITTARPGIIIGKGGQEVDKLKEELKKITGKEVQINIFEIKRPELDANLVAASIARQIENRISYKRATKMAIAAAMRMNAEGIKVQLSGRLNGAEMARSEHYKEGRIPLSTFRADIDYSLVEAHTTYGRIGVKVWIMKGEVYGKRELSPLVGLSKQKGNSNNKGGGGRRQPRRRK from the coding sequence ATGGGACAAAAAACAAATCCAATAGGAAATCGTTTAGGAATCATCAGAGGATGGGAATCTAACTGGTATGGTGGAAATGACTACGGTGATAAAATTGCTGAAGATGACAAGATAAGAAGGTATTTAAAAGCCAGATTATCTAAAGCAAGTGTTTCTCGTATTATCATCGAGCGTACTTTAAAACTTGTAACCGTTACTATCACTACTGCACGTCCAGGTATCATTATTGGTAAAGGAGGTCAAGAGGTAGACAAGTTAAAAGAAGAGCTTAAGAAGATTACAGGAAAAGAAGTTCAAATTAACATTTTCGAAATTAAGCGTCCAGAATTAGATGCAAACTTAGTTGCAGCTAGTATTGCTCGTCAAATTGAAAATAGAATTTCATATAAACGTGCTACTAAAATGGCTATCGCGGCTGCAATGCGTATGAACGCAGAAGGTATTAAAGTACAACTTTCTGGTCGTTTAAACGGAGCTGAAATGGCGCGTTCTGAACACTATAAAGAAGGAAGAATTCCTTTATCTACTTTTAGAGCAGATATCGATTATTCACTTGTTGAAGCGCATACTACATACGGAAGAATCGGTGTGAAAGTATGGATCATGAAAGGTGAGGTTTATGGAAAACGTGAATTATCTCCGTTAGTTGGATTATCTAAGCAAAAAGGTAATTCGAACAACAAAGGTGGAGGTGGTAGACGTCAACCTCGCAGAAGAAAATAA
- the rplV gene encoding 50S ribosomal protein L22 translates to MGSRKHNMAEQLKEAKKQRAIAKLTNCPTSPRKMRLVADQIRGVEVEKALQILKFSPKEASRNLEKLLLSAIANWQAKNEDASIEDAGLFVQSIYVDSAGMLKRLRPAPQGRAHRIRKRSNHVTLELGTKNNSN, encoded by the coding sequence ATGGGAAGTCGTAAACATAACATGGCAGAACAGTTAAAAGAAGCTAAGAAGCAAAGAGCTATCGCTAAGCTTACAAACTGTCCTACATCACCAAGAAAAATGCGTTTAGTAGCGGATCAAATTAGAGGTGTTGAAGTTGAAAAAGCTTTACAAATCTTAAAATTCAGTCCAAAAGAAGCATCTCGTAACTTAGAAAAGTTATTATTATCTGCAATTGCTAACTGGCAAGCGAAGAATGAAGATGCAAGTATCGAGGATGCTGGATTATTCGTACAGTCTATTTATGTAGATAGCGCAGGAATGTTAAAGAGATTAAGACCAGCTCCACAAGGTCGTGCTCATAGAATTCGTAAGCGTTCTAATCACGTAACTTTAGAGTTAGGAACTAAAAATAACAGTAATTAA
- the rpsS gene encoding 30S ribosomal protein S19, whose translation MARSLKKGPYVHYKLERKVLANVESGKKSVIKTWSRASMITPDFVGQTIAVHNGRQFVPVYVTENMVGHKLGEFSPTRSFRGHAGAKNKGKK comes from the coding sequence ATGGCAAGATCATTAAAAAAAGGACCTTACGTTCACTACAAATTAGAAAGAAAAGTGTTAGCTAACGTTGAATCAGGTAAGAAATCTGTAATCAAAACTTGGTCTAGAGCTAGTATGATTACTCCTGATTTTGTTGGACAAACGATTGCTGTTCATAACGGACGTCAGTTTGTACCTGTTTACGTTACTGAAAACATGGTAGGTCATAAGTTAGGCGAATTTTCACCAACGCGTTCATTCCGTGGACACGCAGGTGCTAAAAATAAAGGAAAAAAATAA
- the rplB gene encoding 50S ribosomal protein L2 — MSVRKLKPITPGQRFRVVNGFDTITTDKPEKSLLAPRKRTGGRNNQGRMTTPNRGGGHKRRYRIIDFKRNRYNDPATVLTIEYDPNRTAFIALVQYADGEKRYVIAQNGLKVGQTIVSGKEATPDVGNAMFLSDIPLGTTISCIELRPGQGAVMARSAGSFAQLMARDGKYATVKLPSGETRLILQTCLATIGVVSNSDHQLIVSGKAGRSRWLGRRPRTNAVRKNPVDHPMGGGEGRSSGGHPRSKNGIPAKGYKTRSKTKASNKYIIERRKK, encoded by the coding sequence ATGTCAGTTAGAAAATTAAAACCAATAACACCAGGTCAGCGTTTTAGAGTTGTGAATGGGTTCGACACCATCACTACTGATAAGCCGGAAAAGTCATTATTGGCACCGAGAAAAAGAACTGGAGGTCGAAACAATCAGGGTCGTATGACTACTCCTAACAGAGGTGGAGGTCATAAGAGAAGATATCGTATTATCGATTTCAAAAGAAATAGATATAACGATCCTGCAACAGTATTAACTATTGAGTACGATCCAAACCGTACAGCGTTTATCGCTTTAGTTCAATATGCTGATGGAGAAAAGCGTTATGTGATTGCACAAAACGGATTAAAAGTAGGACAAACTATCGTTTCAGGAAAAGAAGCTACACCAGATGTTGGTAACGCTATGTTCTTAAGTGATATTCCTTTAGGAACAACTATTTCTTGTATCGAATTACGTCCAGGTCAAGGAGCTGTAATGGCTCGTTCTGCTGGATCTTTTGCTCAGTTAATGGCAAGAGATGGAAAATATGCTACAGTTAAGTTACCTTCTGGAGAAACAAGATTAATCTTACAAACTTGTTTAGCTACTATTGGAGTTGTATCTAATTCAGATCATCAGTTAATCGTTTCTGGTAAAGCTGGTAGGTCTAGATGGTTAGGTAGAAGACCAAGAACTAATGCAGTTAGAAAGAACCCAGTTGATCACCCAATGGGTGGTGGTGAAGGACGTTCTTCTGGAGGACATCCAAGATCTAAGAATGGTATCCCAGCTAAAGGATATAAGACTAGATCTAAGACTAAGGCTAGTAATAAGTATATTATCGAACGTAGAAAGAAATAA
- the rplW gene encoding 50S ribosomal protein L23: MSILIKPIITEKATNDSERFNRYTFVVNKKANKIQIKDAVEAAYGVTVEKVRTLNHPALRKTKYTKKGLVSGLTSGYKKAVVQLAEGEIDFYNNL; encoded by the coding sequence ATGAGTATTTTAATAAAACCTATTATTACGGAAAAAGCAACAAACGATAGCGAAAGATTCAATCGTTACACTTTTGTTGTAAACAAGAAAGCTAACAAAATTCAAATCAAAGATGCTGTTGAAGCTGCTTACGGAGTAACAGTTGAAAAGGTGAGAACTTTAAATCACCCAGCATTAAGAAAAACTAAGTATACTAAAAAAGGTTTAGTTTCTGGTTTAACAAGCGGTTATAAAAAAGCGGTTGTTCAGTTAGCAGAAGGCGAAATTGATTTTTATAACAATCTATAA
- the rplD gene encoding 50S ribosomal protein L4 encodes MKVAVLDITGKDTGRKVELSNEVFGIEPNDHAIYLDVKQYLANQRQGTHKSKERGEIAGSTRKIKKQKGTGTARAGSIKSPVFRGGGRIFGPRPRNYSFKLNKNLKRLARKSALSIQAKDSNLVVVEDFNFETPKTKEFVNVLKALELDTKKSLFVLGTESKNVYLSSRNLKNSKVVSATGINTYNVLNAGKVVIAESTLEGIESNLSK; translated from the coding sequence ATGAAGGTAGCAGTATTAGATATTACAGGAAAAGATACTGGTAGAAAAGTTGAACTTTCTAACGAAGTATTCGGAATAGAGCCAAACGATCATGCAATTTACTTAGATGTAAAGCAATATTTGGCTAATCAAAGACAAGGTACTCACAAATCTAAAGAGAGAGGTGAGATTGCAGGAAGTACAAGAAAGATTAAAAAACAAAAAGGAACAGGTACAGCTCGTGCTGGTAGTATCAAGTCTCCTGTATTCAGAGGTGGAGGACGTATCTTCGGACCAAGACCAAGAAATTATTCTTTCAAATTAAACAAAAACTTAAAGCGTTTAGCTCGTAAATCAGCTTTAAGTATTCAAGCAAAAGATAGCAATTTAGTAGTAGTTGAAGATTTCAATTTCGAAACTCCAAAGACTAAAGAATTTGTTAATGTATTAAAAGCTTTAGAATTAGATACTAAAAAATCTTTATTCGTGTTAGGAACTGAAAGTAAAAATGTTTACTTATCATCTCGTAACTTAAAGAATTCTAAAGTAGTAAGTGCTACAGGAATAAATACTTACAACGTTTTAAACGCAGGTAAAGTAGTTATTGCTGAAAGTACTTTAGAAGGAATTGAATCTAACTTAAGTAAATAG
- the rplC gene encoding 50S ribosomal protein L3 — protein MSGLIGKKIGMTSLFDENGKNIPCTVIEAGPCVVTQVRTEEVDGYNALQLGFDDKKAKSSNKALDGHFQKAGTVAKKKVVEFQGFEGEFKLGDSITVEHFAEGEFVDVSGTSKGKGFQGVVKRHGFGGVGQATHGQHNRLRAPGSIGAASYPARVFKGMRMAGRMGGEKVKVQNLRVLKVVPEKNLLVIKGAIPGHKNSYVIIEK, from the coding sequence ATGTCTGGGTTAATAGGAAAAAAAATCGGAATGACCAGCTTATTCGACGAGAATGGGAAGAATATCCCATGTACTGTGATCGAAGCAGGTCCTTGCGTAGTTACCCAAGTCAGAACCGAAGAGGTTGATGGCTACAATGCTTTACAACTTGGTTTCGATGACAAAAAGGCAAAAAGCTCTAATAAAGCTTTAGACGGTCACTTTCAGAAAGCAGGTACCGTTGCTAAGAAAAAAGTCGTTGAGTTCCAAGGTTTCGAAGGAGAGTTTAAATTGGGTGACTCAATTACAGTTGAGCACTTTGCTGAAGGAGAGTTCGTGGATGTTTCGGGAACTTCTAAAGGTAAAGGTTTTCAAGGGGTTGTTAAACGTCACGGATTTGGTGGTGTTGGACAAGCAACTCACGGTCAACATAACCGTTTAAGAGCGCCAGGTTCTATTGGTGCTGCTTCTTATCCTGCAAGAGTATTCAAAGGAATGCGTATGGCAGGACGTATGGGAGGCGAAAAAGTTAAAGTTCAAAATTTAAGAGTATTAAAAGTGGTTCCAGAAAAGAATCTTTTAGTAATAAAAGGTGCTATTCCAGGTCATAAAAACTCTTATGTAATTATTGAGAAGTAA
- the rpsJ gene encoding 30S ribosomal protein S10, translating to MSQKIRIKLKSYDYNLVDKSAEKIVKTVKSTGAVVNGPIPLPTHKKIFTVLRSPHVNKKSREQFQLSAYKRLLDIYSSSSKTIDALMKLELPSGVEVEIKV from the coding sequence ATGAGTCAAAAAATTAGAATAAAATTAAAATCTTACGATTATAATTTAGTTGATAAATCAGCTGAGAAAATCGTTAAGACAGTAAAAAGTACAGGAGCGGTAGTAAACGGACCAATCCCTTTACCAACTCATAAAAAGATTTTTACAGTATTACGTTCACCACACGTAAACAAAAAATCGAGAGAGCAATTTCAATTATCTGCTTACAAGCGTTTATTAGACATTTATAGTTCTTCTTCTAAGACTATTGATGCTTTAATGAAGCTTGAGTTACCTAGTGGAGTTGAGGTAGAGATCAAAGTATAA
- the fusA gene encoding elongation factor G has product MARDLKFTRNIGIAAHIDAGKTTTTERILYYTGVSHKIGEVHDGAATMDWMEQEQERGITITSAATTCTWNFPTENGKAVSDTKGYHFNIIDTPGHVDFTVEVNRSLRVLDGLVFLFSAVDGVEPQSETNWRLADNYKVPRIGFVNKMDRQGSNFMAVCQQVKDMLGSNAVPIVMNIGDEADFKGIVDLVKNRAIVWHDETQGSTFDVIDIPEDLKEEAAELRGKLIEEVAAYDENLLEKFMEDENSITEEEVHAALRAAVMDMSIIPMICGSAFKNKGVQFLLDAVCRYLPSPVDKDAIVGTDPNTGDEITRKPDAKEPFSALAFKIATDPFVGRLAFFRAYSGRLDAGSYVLNNRSGKKERISRIYQMHSNKQNAIEFIEAGDIGAAVGFKSIKTGDTLSDEKNPIVLESMDFPDPVIGIAVEPKTKADVDKLGLALGKLAEEDPTFTVRTDEASGQTIISGMGELHLDIIVDRLKREFKVEVNEGQPQVEYKEAITAAAEHREVYKKQSGGRGKFADIVFKMEPAEEGTQGLVFESVIKGGNVPKEFVPSVEKGFKEAMKNGPLAGYEMDSMKVTLIDGSFHPVDSDQLSFELAAKMGYKAAAKAAKAKIMEPIMKLEVLTPEENMGDIVGDLNRRRGQVSDMSDRAGSKVVKATVPLSEMFGYVTALRTMSSGRATSTMEFSHYAETPSNISEEVIANAKG; this is encoded by the coding sequence ATGGCTAGAGATTTAAAATTCACGCGAAACATTGGTATTGCCGCTCACATTGATGCAGGTAAAACTACAACAACAGAACGTATCCTTTATTACACAGGAGTTTCTCACAAAATTGGAGAAGTACATGATGGTGCTGCTACAATGGACTGGATGGAACAAGAGCAAGAAAGAGGTATTACAATTACTTCGGCTGCAACTACTTGTACATGGAACTTCCCAACTGAAAATGGAAAAGCAGTTTCAGATACAAAAGGTTATCACTTCAATATCATTGATACTCCAGGTCACGTTGACTTTACAGTAGAGGTAAACCGTTCTTTACGTGTATTAGATGGTTTAGTATTCTTATTCTCTGCAGTTGATGGTGTTGAGCCTCAGTCAGAAACTAACTGGCGTTTAGCTGATAACTATAAAGTACCTCGTATCGGTTTTGTAAACAAAATGGATCGTCAGGGGTCTAACTTTATGGCAGTGTGTCAGCAGGTTAAAGATATGTTAGGTTCTAATGCAGTGCCAATTGTAATGAATATTGGTGATGAAGCTGATTTTAAAGGTATTGTAGATTTAGTAAAGAACCGTGCTATTGTATGGCATGATGAAACTCAAGGATCTACTTTTGATGTTATCGATATTCCAGAAGATTTAAAAGAAGAAGCAGCAGAATTAAGAGGTAAACTTATAGAGGAAGTTGCAGCTTACGATGAAAATCTTTTAGAGAAATTCATGGAAGATGAAAATTCTATTACAGAAGAAGAAGTGCATGCTGCTCTTCGTGCTGCTGTAATGGATATGTCTATCATTCCTATGATTTGTGGATCGGCGTTTAAAAATAAAGGAGTTCAGTTTTTATTAGATGCAGTATGTCGTTATTTACCTTCACCAGTAGATAAAGATGCTATTGTAGGAACTGATCCAAATACAGGTGATGAAATTACTCGTAAGCCAGATGCAAAAGAGCCTTTCTCAGCATTAGCATTTAAAATTGCTACAGATCCTTTCGTAGGTCGTTTAGCTTTCTTCCGTGCTTATTCTGGTCGTTTAGATGCAGGTTCTTATGTTTTAAATAACCGTTCAGGTAAAAAAGAGCGTATTTCACGTATCTACCAAATGCACTCTAACAAGCAAAATGCAATTGAGTTTATTGAAGCTGGAGATATTGGAGCTGCTGTAGGATTTAAATCTATCAAAACTGGTGATACATTATCAGATGAGAAGAATCCAATCGTTTTAGAATCTATGGACTTCCCTGATCCAGTAATCGGTATCGCGGTAGAGCCTAAAACTAAAGCAGATGTAGATAAATTAGGATTAGCTTTAGGTAAATTAGCTGAAGAAGATCCAACGTTTACAGTAAGAACAGATGAAGCTTCAGGTCAAACTATTATATCTGGAATGGGTGAGTTACACTTAGATATTATTGTAGATCGTTTAAAGCGTGAGTTTAAAGTAGAAGTTAATGAGGGGCAACCTCAGGTAGAATATAAAGAAGCTATCACAGCTGCTGCAGAACACAGAGAAGTTTATAAAAAACAATCTGGTGGACGTGGTAAGTTTGCTGATATCGTATTTAAAATGGAGCCAGCTGAAGAAGGAACTCAAGGTTTAGTTTTCGAATCTGTTATAAAAGGAGGAAACGTACCTAAAGAATTTGTTCCTTCAGTAGAGAAAGGTTTCAAAGAAGCAATGAAGAATGGTCCTTTAGCAGGATACGAGATGGATTCGATGAAGGTGACTTTAATAGATGGATCTTTCCACCCTGTAGATTCTGATCAATTATCATTCGAACTAGCTGCTAAAATGGGTTACAAAGCTGCTGCAAAAGCTGCAAAAGCTAAGATTATGGAGCCTATAATGAAGTTAGAAGTGTTAACTCCTGAGGAAAACATGGGAGATATCGTAGGAGATTTAAATAGAAGACGTGGACAAGTATCAGATATGTCTGATAGAGCAGGTTCAAAAGTTGTAAAAGCTACTGTGCCGTTATCTGAAATGTTCGGTTATGTAACAGCTTTAAGAACTATGTCTTCTGGTAGAGCAACTTCTACAATGGAATTTTCACACTATGCTGAAACTCCTTCTAATATTTCAGAAGAAGTTATCGCTAATGCAAAAGGTTAA
- the rpsG gene encoding 30S ribosomal protein S7 has protein sequence MRKRRAKKRILLPDPRFNDQLVTRFVNNLMWDGKKSVAFKVFYDAIDIVDQKKTDEEKSALEVWKDGLSNVMPHVEVRSRRVGGATFQIPMQIRPDRKVSMAIKWMISYARKRNEKTMAQRLAAEILAAAKEEGAAVKKRVDTHKMAEANKAFSHFRF, from the coding sequence ATGAGAAAAAGAAGAGCGAAAAAAAGGATTTTATTACCAGATCCAAGATTTAATGATCAATTAGTAACACGTTTTGTAAACAACTTAATGTGGGATGGTAAAAAATCTGTAGCGTTCAAAGTGTTTTACGATGCAATTGATATCGTAGACCAAAAGAAAACTGACGAAGAAAAGTCAGCTTTAGAAGTATGGAAAGATGGTTTGTCAAATGTAATGCCTCACGTAGAAGTTCGTTCACGTCGTGTGGGAGGTGCTACATTCCAAATACCAATGCAAATCCGACCAGATCGTAAAGTGTCAATGGCGATCAAGTGGATGATAAGTTATGCACGTAAGCGTAATGAAAAAACTATGGCACAACGTTTAGCAGCTGAGATTTTAGCAGCAGCTAAAGAAGAAGGAGCTGCAGTTAAAAAGAGAGTTGATACTCACAAGATGGCTGAAGCTAACAAGGCATTCTCACACTTTAGATTTTAA
- the rpsL gene encoding 30S ribosomal protein S12, with the protein MPTIQQLVRKGRTKITKKSKSAALTACPQRRGVCTRVYTTTPKKPNSAMRKVARVRLTNGNEINAYIPGEGHNLQEHSIVLVRGGRVKDLPGVKYHIVRGALDTAGVEGRTQRRSKYGAKRPKDKK; encoded by the coding sequence ATGCCAACTATTCAACAATTAGTTCGTAAAGGAAGAACCAAAATAACTAAGAAGAGTAAATCGGCTGCATTGACGGCATGTCCTCAAAGACGTGGAGTTTGTACGCGTGTATACACTACAACACCAAAAAAACCTAACTCAGCTATGCGTAAAGTAGCTCGTGTTAGATTAACAAATGGTAATGAGATCAACGCGTATATCCCAGGAGAAGGGCACAACCTACAAGAGCACTCGATAGTATTAGTTAGAGGTGGAAGGGTAAAAGATTTACCAGGGGTTAAATATCACATCGTACGTGGTGCATTAGATACTGCAGGTGTTGAAGGAAGAACTCAACGTAGATCTAAATATGGAGCAAAACGCCCTAAAGACAAAAAGTAA